A stretch of the Odontesthes bonariensis isolate fOdoBon6 chromosome 5, fOdoBon6.hap1, whole genome shotgun sequence genome encodes the following:
- the LOC142379836 gene encoding uncharacterized protein LOC142379836 has product MVLLFIPKGRKKRNGRAALTSNAVPTLVDCANPPPLACPPRKRQKKSEGNNDKLRPRPTLLATVSDDTIPSTTAPPTSLAPGEVEAGEQMVVSDIVEDKTVGDCLQEEGLHYVAGWVIRVLQQEEVVQACPQCEVVLMGARDQDHNYAAASTNHPFLEAKKFTSTANLMKPSDNFFAAIQLLEGEFVRLINDFWPHKGITKKLESALFKLGAFNSLFRAHQEHASLLEAIAIKKNCYV; this is encoded by the exons ATGGTCCTTCTTTTCATTCCCAAAGGACGAAAAAAG CGCAATGGAAGGGCGGCACTCACCAGTAATGCCGTCCCTACATTGGTGGATTGCGCCAACCCGCCACCACTTGCCTGCCCACCaagaaaaaggcagaaaaaaagtgAAGGTAACAATGACAAACTGAGGCCAAGACCAACGCTCCTGGCCACAGTGTCTGATGACACCATCCCCTCCACAACAGCCCCGCCGACCTCACTGGCCCCAGGAGAGGTAGAGGCTGGGGAACAGATGGTGGTGTCGGACATTGTGGAAGACAAG ACTGTTGGTGATTGCCTCCAAGAGGAGGGCCTGCACTATGTGGCTGGCTGGGTCATCCGGGTCCTCCAGCAGGAGGAAGTAGTCCAGGCCTGTCCCCAATGTGAGGTGGTGCTGATGGGTGCCAGAGACCAGGACCACAACTATGCTGCAGCAAGCACCAACCACCCCTTCCTGGAGGCCAAAAAATTTACGTCAACGGCAAACTTGATGAAGCCGTCTGATAATTTTTTCGCAGCCATCCAGCTGTTGGAGGGGGAGTTTGTGAGGCTCATCAACGATTTCTGGCCACACAAGGGAATCACGAAAAAATTAGAGAGCGCTCTCTTCAAGCTGGGGGCATTTAACAGCCTGTTTAGGGCTCACCAAGAGCATGCCAGCCTGTTAGAGGcaattgcaataaaaaaaaattgttatgtGTAG
- the dscc1 gene encoding sister chromatid cohesion protein DCC1: MRTLEEVQATLQIAKLKEEDLLTTVHCLSFGENVSSADYCLMELDDTLCKHIETGQSLIIRGDKDERAVLCSRDKTYDLKIADTSNLLLFLPECRTPDQLSSSQDSSHVVHAQIWGFCNSYWELRKQRPRLKKLKKLLMENPYEGPALAGQEENTENRYTLQDLLERIQASEEEIKSHLETIHACQIDGYWRVLDFDYEMKLLGHVTQLVDSESWSLNKVPLQTSLQELAPLEPREMIEHCLNCYGKRYSENDEVYYALYEDRVCRGTALMLLHNAVKFNLREFQEVWQQSVPEGMSTSLEQLKGVALVDRTSRPETISLLQVEDLPEDTAERFNHLFTLREKWTEEDITPYIHDLCGEKQTTGALLTKYARSSMQNGHKVFNSRRPVAT, from the exons ATGAGAACGTTAGAGGAGGTGCAGGCCACGCTCCAGATTGCCAAGCTGAAAGAGGAAGATTTACTCACAACAGTCCACTGTCTGTCATTCGGGGAAAACGTTTCTTCTGCAGACTACTGCCTGATGGAGCTGGACGACACGCTGTGCAAACACATCGAAACTGGCCAAAG CCTCATCATTCGAGGGGATAAAGATGAGCGTGCAGTACTTTGTAGTAGAGACAAGACctatgatctgaaaatagcCGACACCTCCAACCTTCTGCTGTTTCTACCAGAATGCAGAACACCAGACCAACTAAGCAGCAGCCAGGACAGCTCTCATGTAGTTCACGCTCAG ATCTGGGGATTCTGTAACAGCTACTGGGAGCTGAGGAAACAGCGCCCAAggctgaagaagctgaagaagcttttaATGGAGAATCCTTATGAAGGACCTGCTTTAGCAGGGCAAGAGGAAAATACCGAGAACAGG TACACACTGCAGGATCTGTTGGAAAGGATTCAGGCCAGTGAAGAAGAGATAAAGTCCCACCTGGAGACCATCCATGCCTGTCAGATAGACG GCTACTGGCGTGTGCTGGACTTTGACTATGAGATGAAGCTGCTCGGTCATGTGACCCAGCTGGTGGATTCTGAGTCGTGGTCCCTCAACAAGGTCCCCCTTCAAACCAGTCTGCAGGAGCTGGCCCCACTGGAACCCAG GGAGATGATCGAGCACTGTTTGAACTGCTACGGGAAACGCTACTCTGAAAACG ACGAGGTGTATTATGCATTATATGAGGACAGAGTGTGTCGGGGCACGGCACTAATGCTGCTGCATAATGCTGTCAAGTTCAACCTGAGGGAGTTTCAGGAGGTCTGGCAGCAGAGCGTCCCAGAGGGCATGAGTACCAGCCTGGAGCAGTTGAAG GGAGTCGCACTGGTGGACCGCACCTCCCGCCCAGAAACTATCAGTCTGCTCCAAGTGGAGGATCTCCCAGAGGACACAGCGGAGCGCTTCAACCACCTCTTCACACTCAGAGAGAAATGGACAGAAGAGGACATCACACCATACATACA tGACCTGTGTGGAGAGAAACAGACCACCGGGGCCCTGCTGACCAAATACGCTCGATCGTCGATGCAAAACGGGCATAAAGTCTTCAACTCCAGACGACCTGTGGCCACATGA
- the mrpl13 gene encoding large ribosomal subunit protein uL13m, translated as MSSFSRSAQQWATFARSWLLIDARMQPPGKIATMCSVRLQGKHKPIYHALSDCGDHVVVINSKHIAFSGNKWEQKVYSSHTEYPGGFKQVTATQLHLKDPKAIVKLAVYGMLPRNLHRRTMMQRLHIFPEDELPDDIRANLTEELPQPRKIPRKLSEYSQEEIDAFPRLWTPPEDYKMK; from the exons ATGTCAAGTTTCTCCAGATCTGCTCAG CAATGGGCGACTTTCGCCCGTTCCTGGCTCCTCATTGATGCCAGGATGCAGCCGCCTGGCAAGATCGCAACTATGTGTTCTGTTAGATTACAGGGGAAACACAAGCCTATCTACCATGCATTGA gtgactGTGGAGACCACGTGGTGGTAATAAACTCCAAACACATTGCTTTCTCTGGAAATAAGTGGGAGCAGAAAGTCTACTCGTCACACACGGA GTACCCGGGTGGATTTAAACAAGTCACAGCTACGCAGCTTCATCTAAAGGACCCGAAAGCT ATTGTGAAGTTGGCGGTTTACGGCATGTTGCCTCGAAATCTGCACCGGCGCACAATGATGCAGCGATTACACATTTTTCCTGAAGAT GAACTGCCAGATGACATTCGAGCCAACCTGACAGAGGAACTTCCTCAGCCCAGAAAGATCCCCAGAAAACTCAGCGAATACAGCCAGGAGGAGATCGATGCCTTCCCCAGGCTGTGGACTCC GCCTGAAGACTACaagatgaaatga